From one Montipora capricornis isolate CH-2021 chromosome 10, ASM3666992v2, whole genome shotgun sequence genomic stretch:
- the LOC138018575 gene encoding cytochrome P450 1A1-like, producing MAFVEKFLFGIEEFPSVGQIVFLCCLMCVLLFGKEIWEHSASHLPPGPWGLPVIGASFRIGKNPHLDFTKMAKEYGDVFSLMLGNCLVVGINGVQAIRETIIKRSIAFAGRPKLHTFNLANPEGSSLSFGDYSPRWNLTRKISVGAIHNFVKNEDTLEEKLLHESKRLVHCFKKQKGKAVDALITLKCATANIILNALFGVERSYDDEGLLKILHLAENHRKAVHGNGHVDFLPLLKYLPNKALKDLVLTMKVVLQEVFQMYEKNKETYQDGQVRNIADSFINVVEKESQNQDENLRDEKESPSMTALLKDDQIVSVLGDLFGAGFETSSTELYWSLAYLITYPNIQRDLQEELDRVIGRERLPTLQDIPSLPLLQAAVYELLRVSCILPLAIPRTTTSEIRIRDFIIPKDTMVFVNLWSVHHDAQAWKDPHVFNPRRFLDSQGHLIDPKLLGGFLPFSGGRRKCPGEALAKKTVCVFLAVLLHSFRFTQVGLPTEYQGIDLQGEYGLILSPKKFFVSLELRN from the exons ATGGCATTCGTGGAGAAGTTTCTGTTTGGAATCGAAGAATTTCCATCTGTTGGCCAAATTGTATTCCTCTGCTGTCTAATGTGCGTTTTACTTTTTGGAAAAGAGATATGGGAGCATTCCGCCTCACATCTGCCTCCGGGACCTTGGGGGTTACCAGTCATAG GAGCAAGCTTTCGCATCGGAAAAAACCCACATCTTGACTTCACCAAAATGGCAAAAGAATATGGCGACGTGTTCAGCTTGATGCTTGGCAATTGTTTGGTTGTGGGGATAAATGGAGTACAAGCCATCCGAGAAACCATTATAAAGCGTTCTATTGCCTTTGCTGGGAGGCCAAAGCTCCACACATTtaatttggccaatcctgaaggaAGTAGTCTTTCCTTTGGTGACTACTCGCCCCGATGGAATCTAACGCGCAAGATCAGTGTCGGTGCCATTCACAACTTTGTCAAGAACGAAGACACCTTAGAAGAGAAACTGTTGCATGAATCAAAGCGCTTGGTTCACTGCTTCAAGAAGCAGAAGGGAAAGGCCGTTGATGCTCTGATAACTCTGAAGTGTGCCACAGCTAACATCATTCTCAATGCGTTATTCGGAGTGGAGCGTTCATACGATGATGAAGGTCTCCTTAAAATTCTCCACCTTGCAGAGAATCACCGAAAAGCGGTGCATGGCAATGGCCACGTTGATTTCCTACCACTGCTCAAGTACCTTCCAAACAAGGCGCTCAAAGATCTCGTACTGACAATGAAGGTAGTATTACAAGAAGTGTTTCAGATGTatgaaaagaacaaagaaacgTATCAGGACGGACAAGTCCGTAACATAGCGGATAGCTTTATCAATGTCGTCGAAAAGGAAAGCCAAAACCAAGACGAGAACCTACGAGATGAGAAAGAAAGCCCAAGTATGACTGCACTGCTTAAGGATGACCAGATAGTTTCCGTGCTGGGCGACCTGTTTGGTGCGGGATTTGAAACCTCATCCACCGAACTCTATTGGAGTCTGGCCTACCTGATCACATATCCAAACATTCAACGCGATCTTCAAGAAGAACTGGATCGCGTTATTGGCAGAGAACGCCTGCCGACCCTGCAGGACATACCATCACTTCCTCTTCTTCAAGCGGCAGTCTACGAGTTACTGAGGGTAAGCTGTATCCTGCCCCTTGCAATACCACGAACCACCACGTCCGAGATACGCATACGGGATTTCATAATCCCAAAAGACACCATGGTCTTCGTCAACCTGTGGTCAGTGCACCACGACGCTCAAGCGTGGAAAGATCCACATGTTTTTAACCCCAGGCGTTTCTTGGATAGTCAAGGTCACCTCATCGACCCCAAGCTGCTCGGTGGCTTCCTTCCATTTTCGGGAGGACGCCGCAAGTGCCCTGGTGAAGCTCTGGCAAAGAAAACAGTTTGCGTTTTCCTAGCCGTGCTACTTCATAGCTTTCGATTTACACAGGTTGGTTTGCCGACCGAATATCAAGGAATTGATCTTCAGGGAGAATACGGCCTCATTTTATCACCGAAGAAGTTCTTTGTGAGCTTAGAATTACGGAATTAA